In Verrucomicrobia bacterium CG1_02_43_26, a single genomic region encodes these proteins:
- a CDS encoding dUTPase yields the protein MDKLEEIFKLQSELNKRIGVNVESLNEEGKAHWLLNYTRAMQQEMAELIDSVPWKWWAKYQEFDQQNAKVEIVDLFHFLISMAQVMGMSADDVYQAYLKKNQVNHERQESGYKVKDENDSKHI from the coding sequence ATGGATAAATTAGAAGAAATTTTCAAGTTACAGTCTGAGTTAAATAAACGCATAGGTGTAAACGTAGAAAGCCTGAACGAAGAGGGTAAGGCTCACTGGCTTTTGAATTATACGCGCGCCATGCAGCAGGAAATGGCAGAGTTAATCGATTCTGTTCCCTGGAAATGGTGGGCAAAGTACCAAGAGTTTGATCAACAAAACGCTAAGGTCGAAATTGTAGACTTGTTTCACTTTCTGATTTCCATGGCTCAGGTCATGGGCATGTCCGCGGATGATGTTTACCAAGCCTACTTGAAGAAAAATCAGGTCAATCACGAGCGCCAGGAGTCCGGATACAAGGTAAAGGACGAAAACGACTCCAAGCACATTTAA
- a CDS encoding phosphogluconate dehydrogenase (NADP(+)-dependent, decarboxylating), producing the protein MKKEFSDIGLIGLAVMGQNLALNIADHGFQISVFNRTTSKMEKFVAENPDTPGGLYGFKELQDFVKSLQRPRKIVLLVQAGAGTDAVINEVAPLLEKGDIIIDGGNAKWTDTIQREKDLAAKGLLFVGSGVSGGEEGARFGPSLMPGGSKEAWNAIKPVWMAIAAKVDDKTGKPIEGAAPGRPVTGGVPCTAYIGENGAGHYVKMVHNGIEYGDMQMICEAYHVMRELLKLSTDEMADIFTKWNTGVLDSFLIEITANILRQRDPKTNKPYVDSILDTAGQKGTGKWTSISALDMGVPAPTIAEAVFARCMSAIKEERVAASQEIKFEGEYPQEKKAEIIQAIHDALYCSKICAYAQGFALMKEAEREYGWKLNFGEIAQIWRGGCIIRAAFLQKITEAYEKKSDLANLVLDPYFKAALEKSQKNWRKVVSLGIEAGIPMPTFMSALAYFDGYRSAQLPQNLLQAQRDYFGAHTFERVDSPRGEFFHYDWLEAVQA; encoded by the coding sequence ATGAAAAAAGAGTTTTCCGACATCGGCCTAATTGGATTAGCAGTTATGGGGCAAAATCTTGCCCTCAATATAGCGGACCACGGGTTCCAGATCTCTGTGTTTAACAGAACTACCTCCAAGATGGAAAAGTTTGTAGCGGAAAACCCGGATACCCCAGGCGGCTTGTATGGCTTTAAAGAACTCCAAGACTTTGTAAAATCGTTACAGCGCCCTCGCAAGATTGTACTTCTGGTGCAAGCAGGGGCGGGCACGGACGCGGTGATTAATGAAGTCGCCCCCTTGCTCGAAAAAGGAGATATTATTATTGATGGCGGCAATGCTAAGTGGACAGATACGATCCAACGAGAAAAAGATTTAGCCGCAAAAGGGCTATTATTTGTAGGTTCCGGCGTTTCCGGAGGGGAAGAAGGGGCTCGATTTGGCCCATCCCTTATGCCAGGCGGCTCGAAAGAAGCTTGGAATGCGATTAAGCCAGTTTGGATGGCCATCGCGGCGAAAGTAGATGACAAGACCGGAAAGCCGATCGAAGGGGCAGCCCCCGGAAGACCGGTGACGGGAGGCGTTCCCTGTACAGCTTATATTGGAGAAAACGGCGCGGGGCATTACGTCAAAATGGTCCACAACGGCATTGAATACGGGGACATGCAGATGATTTGCGAGGCGTACCACGTGATGCGTGAGTTATTAAAACTCTCTACAGACGAGATGGCAGACATTTTCACAAAATGGAACACTGGGGTATTGGATTCCTTTTTGATCGAAATTACGGCAAATATTTTACGCCAACGCGACCCTAAGACCAATAAGCCTTATGTAGATTCTATCCTGGATACTGCAGGACAAAAAGGCACAGGCAAATGGACTTCTATTAGCGCCTTAGATATGGGGGTGCCGGCTCCAACGATCGCAGAAGCTGTTTTTGCTCGTTGCATGAGTGCGATTAAAGAAGAACGTGTTGCGGCATCTCAAGAAATTAAATTTGAAGGGGAGTATCCTCAAGAAAAGAAAGCAGAGATCATACAAGCGATTCATGACGCGCTCTATTGCTCTAAAATATGTGCTTACGCACAGGGGTTTGCGCTTATGAAAGAAGCGGAAAGAGAGTACGGATGGAAGCTAAACTTTGGCGAGATTGCCCAAATATGGCGCGGCGGGTGCATTATACGCGCGGCCTTTTTGCAAAAAATCACTGAGGCTTATGAAAAAAAGTCTGACCTGGCGAACCTCGTCCTTGACCCCTACTTCAAAGCCGCGCTTGAGAAAAGCCAAAAGAATTGGCGTAAAGTTGTCTCGCTCGGTATAGAAGCAGGCATTCCGATGCCGACATTTATGTCCGCGCTGGCATATTTTGATGGCTACCGGTCTGCACAGCTGCCGCAAAACCTGCTTCAAGCCCAACGGGATTATTTCGGTGCGCACACTTTTGAGCGGGTTGATTCTCCCCGCGGCGAGTTCTTCCATTACGACTGGTTAGAAGCAGTCCAGGCCTAG
- a CDS encoding nicotinate-nucleotide diphosphorylase (carboxylating), translating into MDGVGLKHISEYHGDLTTRALPIEGDATGSAHIIAKEALRPCGLLFLQIILDCYGKGCTVSLKVKEGEPVPAGTCLAEVTGPIMVLLAAERVLLNFLQHLSGIATQTAKFVQTLGDSETKLLDTRKTTPGFRVLEKYAVACGGAWNHRIGLFDRIMLKDNHFAVLVNDCLPKVKEMVRSARRDYPGIAVEIEVDAVENIVPALVAEPDIILLDNFSVPDIKKALEIINKQVYTEASGNVNLDTLPELAHLGLDFISCGALVHQARWCDISMDWNIAL; encoded by the coding sequence ATGGATGGTGTTGGTTTAAAGCATATCTCAGAATACCATGGCGACTTAACTACCCGGGCTCTCCCTATAGAAGGGGATGCCACAGGCTCGGCTCACATTATCGCTAAAGAGGCTCTTCGCCCTTGTGGTCTGCTTTTCCTGCAAATTATTTTAGACTGCTATGGCAAAGGGTGCACCGTTTCCCTTAAAGTAAAAGAGGGTGAACCGGTTCCCGCCGGTACTTGTCTGGCAGAAGTCACTGGCCCTATCATGGTGTTATTAGCCGCAGAGCGCGTTTTGCTCAATTTCCTGCAACATCTTTCCGGCATCGCTACCCAAACCGCCAAATTCGTCCAAACCCTAGGAGATTCAGAGACAAAACTCCTCGATACGCGCAAAACAACGCCTGGTTTCCGGGTGCTTGAAAAATATGCCGTTGCGTGCGGGGGCGCTTGGAATCATAGAATCGGCTTGTTCGATCGCATTATGTTAAAGGATAATCATTTTGCGGTATTGGTAAATGACTGCCTTCCCAAGGTGAAAGAAATGGTGCGCAGTGCCCGTCGAGACTACCCGGGAATCGCTGTCGAAATTGAGGTGGATGCGGTTGAAAACATCGTTCCTGCACTGGTTGCAGAGCCGGATATTATTTTGTTGGATAATTTTTCTGTTCCCGATATCAAAAAGGCATTAGAGATTATTAATAAACAGGTCTATACGGAAGCAAGCGGTAATGTTAATTTGGATACACTGCCTGAATTAGCCCACCTCGGTCTGGATTTTATTTCATGTGGCGCGCTCGTTCACCAAGCTCGCTGGTGCGATATTAGCATGGATTGGAATATTGCGTTATGA
- a CDS encoding biotin--[acetyl-CoA-carboxylase] ligase, whose protein sequence is MKHNLDTQLLVCFLEKQGEFISGGALAKKFDISRVSIWSHLEKLRKEGFEFDAVQNRGYSLASVPDVLQGSLLKAYLQRCDCAMPVFFHEVVDSTNTEAERQIAAGLDVPFAVVAKKMTAGRGRLGRSWQSDNPGSLYLTFGFKPRLAPQAMQCFSLWMGINFCRFIKNYTGLAVSIKWPNDIVIQGKKIAGMLAEARIDADYTRDMIFGVGININGPLARFPKELQDKATTLEVESGHPFPINHFAARFIQCGYHAYQAFVENPNPPELFDLWNEYDFLRGKSVTATTRTDAFSGTVSGIDENGHLLLDLGDGSVKKLSAADVSLSSSYQA, encoded by the coding sequence ATGAAGCATAATTTGGATACCCAGTTGCTGGTTTGCTTTTTAGAAAAGCAGGGTGAGTTTATTTCAGGAGGCGCCTTGGCAAAAAAATTTGATATTTCTCGCGTCAGTATATGGTCGCACTTGGAGAAATTGCGTAAGGAGGGTTTTGAATTCGATGCCGTTCAAAATCGTGGCTATAGCCTCGCATCCGTGCCTGATGTGCTTCAGGGTAGCCTTCTCAAGGCTTACCTCCAGCGGTGCGATTGCGCCATGCCTGTTTTTTTTCATGAGGTGGTTGATAGTACCAATACCGAGGCGGAGCGCCAAATTGCAGCAGGTTTAGATGTTCCTTTCGCGGTTGTCGCGAAAAAAATGACTGCTGGTAGGGGGCGATTAGGTCGCTCTTGGCAAAGTGATAATCCCGGTAGTCTCTACCTTACGTTCGGCTTTAAGCCAAGACTGGCACCGCAGGCCATGCAATGCTTCTCCCTATGGATGGGGATTAATTTTTGTCGTTTCATAAAAAACTATACCGGCCTGGCTGTTTCTATAAAATGGCCAAATGATATTGTTATTCAGGGCAAGAAAATTGCGGGCATGCTCGCGGAGGCTCGTATAGACGCGGATTATACGCGTGATATGATTTTTGGTGTGGGTATAAATATTAATGGTCCTCTCGCTCGTTTTCCTAAGGAGCTGCAGGATAAAGCAACAACGCTTGAGGTTGAGTCTGGCCATCCTTTCCCGATCAATCATTTTGCCGCTCGTTTTATTCAATGTGGGTACCATGCCTATCAGGCGTTTGTTGAAAACCCAAACCCGCCGGAGTTATTCGATTTATGGAACGAATACGATTTCTTGCGTGGTAAAAGCGTCACCGCGACAACACGTACGGATGCGTTTTCTGGAACTGTATCCGGCATAGACGAAAATGGCCATTTGTTGCTGGATTTAGGCGATGGCTCGGTAAAGAAGCTGTCCGCGGCCGACGTCAGTTTATCTTCTTCTTATCAGGCATGA